The region AGAATATCGCAAATTACCATCACTTTACTTAGGGAACAACCTCTGAACACCTCAGGCATTTTAAAGTTGGGAAAATTGACTTCGAATATGTTGAAAGAAAGCATCAGACTGCTCGCAGATTTACAACCGGAAGGGGCTTTTGTGATATGTTCAAAAGATGCCGAAGTCGACGAACTATATCAGGAAATCAGAAGCGAACTTTTGAATTCCATTAGAAATAAACCAGATCAAATAGAGAAAAATATGCTTCTCGCAGAGATTGCTCAACGAATAGAGGAAATTGCGGACCTTTCAACAAATGTTGTTGAGACAGTTTTATATATAGTTACCTCAGAAGCTTATAAATGCTTTCGCGATGAAATGAAACTTTTTAAGCAAAGCGAAGGTGTTCTGTTTGGGAATATTGACTAAATATATAATCAAACTTTCTGTGGGCCCTATGCTCATAGGCCTTGCGGGATTTGTTATTTTTGTCAGTGTTGAGATACTTTATCAACTATCTGATTTGATAGTTCGACATAGAGTTGGAATATTTGTTTTGCTGAAAGTTCTGTATTATTACCTTCCATATTTTGTGGCACTTGGGATTCCTGTTGGCATTCTGCTTTCAATATTCTGGGTTCTTTCACAGCTTTCAACAGATCATGAATTAATGGCATTGCAAGTTCATGGAATATCATTAAAAGTTTTGATTGTTCCTTTTTTGATATTATCAATAGCTTTGAGTTTTGTGACTTATGTACTGAGCGATAGAATAGTACCTTTGTACAATCAAAAGGCAGACAGTGTGATTTCGAAATACGTCTATAAGAGACCTGAAGTATTTATAAGCGAAAATGTTCTAACAAAAATTGATGAGAGCCAGTATTTCTATGTAAAGAAGTACGACAGACAAAATGGGATTCTTGAGGATGTAGTGCTTTTCAGAAATGAACCTTCTGAGGAGGAGATAATAACAGCAAAAAGGGTTGTTAAAGAAAAAAACAAATGGTTCATGTACGATGGGAAAATGTACAGAGTTGATAAAGATGGTGTGCTGAGATTTGATATCAGTTTCAACAAAGTTGAGCTTGACCTTCAGGAAGATATAGAATCTATAATGCGCGTCGGCAAAACGCCAAAGGATATGAGAAGCGAGGAACTCAAGGAGCGAATAGACACTTTCAAAAAACTTGGAGTGGATCCAGCCCCGTGGATTGTGGAACTTCACACGAGATATTCGCTTTCGCTCGGGCCAGTGATAATTGTGCTTGTTGGAATTCCTCTTTCACTTATGTTCAATCTCAAGAGCAAATCATGGGGTGTGATACTGACATTTGTTATAGTCGTTTTGTATCAGGGTAGTGGAGCGTGGCTTGGCGCTATGGGAAAAGAGAGGCTGGTTGATCC is a window of Pseudothermotoga elfii DSM 9442 = NBRC 107921 DNA encoding:
- the phoU gene encoding phosphate signaling complex protein PhoU, translating into MKWIVDEKMELFRKALMKMGWYTEKMFLNAIEALENKDSKLAKQVIEDDNVLDGMEIELREEAAVMMGIHTLIGSRLRFVVGSIQLANIFERIGDNARRISQITITLLREQPLNTSGILKLGKLTSNMLKESIRLLADLQPEGAFVICSKDAEVDELYQEIRSELLNSIRNKPDQIEKNMLLAEIAQRIEEIADLSTNVVETVLYIVTSEAYKCFRDEMKLFKQSEGVLFGNID